In a single window of the Vibrio celticus genome:
- a CDS encoding acyltransferase codes for MLDNLRMALNVLFVTINTAMTAFTVSFFGLIKLILPISVVQKSCTRLANFTFWCWASLNLWMLNVNNDIEWQVEGGEDISTKQWYLMMSNHLSWADIVILSSILKDKMPMTKFFLKHELLYVPFVGLACWGLDMPFMRRHSREFLLRNPERRNDDFDAINKACTKFKLAPTTLVNFVEGTRANHEKLATAKTPYRHLLKPKTGGVAFALSAMGPILDGIVDVTLAYPENQTSPFEDMLKGKMTKVVVRIKLHPMDENVNGNYFEDKAFKRRFHSWLNNTWKEKDDYLDTVYGVDTLCEVETIDEPDAVHKKQEQ; via the coding sequence ATGCTTGATAATCTTCGTATGGCCTTGAACGTATTGTTCGTGACCATCAATACCGCAATGACTGCGTTTACCGTGAGCTTCTTTGGCCTTATCAAATTGATTCTGCCAATCTCTGTTGTACAGAAGTCGTGTACTCGTTTAGCTAACTTCACATTTTGGTGCTGGGCTTCGCTCAACCTTTGGATGTTGAACGTGAACAACGACATCGAGTGGCAAGTCGAAGGCGGGGAAGATATCTCGACCAAACAGTGGTATTTGATGATGTCGAATCATCTGAGCTGGGCGGATATCGTTATTCTGTCTTCTATCTTGAAAGACAAGATGCCGATGACTAAGTTCTTCCTTAAGCATGAACTGTTGTATGTCCCTTTTGTTGGGTTGGCATGTTGGGGGCTAGATATGCCCTTCATGAGACGTCACTCGCGTGAGTTTTTGCTGCGTAACCCGGAGCGTCGTAATGATGACTTCGATGCAATCAACAAGGCGTGTACCAAGTTCAAGCTTGCACCGACAACCTTGGTTAACTTCGTTGAAGGCACACGCGCCAATCACGAGAAACTGGCGACCGCGAAAACACCTTATCGACATCTACTTAAGCCAAAAACTGGCGGTGTGGCATTTGCACTATCGGCAATGGGGCCAATCTTAGATGGTATCGTGGATGTCACTCTGGCTTATCCGGAAAATCAGACTTCTCCGTTTGAGGATATGCTAAAAGGCAAAATGACCAAGGTCGTAGTGCGTATTAAACTGCATCCGATGGATGAGAACGTGAACGGTAATTACTTTGAAGACAAAGCGTTTAAGCGCCGTTTCCACAGTTGGTTGAATAACACGTGGAAAGAGAAAGACGACTATCTCGATACGGTTTATGGGGTTGATACGCTCTGTGAGGTTGAAACGATTGATGAGCCCGATGCGGTTCATAAGAAACAAGAGCAGTAA
- a CDS encoding ferredoxin--NADP reductase, whose product MTDIPHGLVTGKVLNKTEWTDQLFSLQVSAPVSPYQAGQFTKLGLLNSEDEFVRRAYSMVNAPEHEPGHQHLEFLIIKDQNGQLSPQLHELKVGDDIFVGKDPSGFMTLGEIPEIADDLWMLSTGTAVGPFISMLESMQIQQQNGSESEKVALFKNLVLVHAVRTEQDLTYRDRIAQLVHHFQGKLQYVPIISRESVTGTLRGRIPSLLLGGDLEQTASVTFNQTRSFFYLCGNPQMVRDTSEALTSLGFEKHLRRKPGQFSSENYW is encoded by the coding sequence ATGACAGATATTCCTCATGGTTTGGTAACCGGTAAAGTCTTAAACAAGACGGAATGGACAGATCAACTGTTCTCACTTCAAGTCAGTGCTCCTGTCTCTCCCTATCAGGCGGGTCAGTTCACGAAACTGGGCTTGCTTAACAGTGAGGATGAGTTCGTGAGACGCGCCTATTCGATGGTAAACGCGCCAGAACACGAACCAGGTCATCAACACCTGGAGTTTTTGATTATTAAGGATCAGAACGGTCAGCTTTCACCTCAACTTCATGAGTTGAAGGTAGGCGATGACATCTTTGTCGGCAAAGACCCAAGTGGCTTTATGACGTTAGGTGAGATCCCAGAGATCGCCGATGATCTATGGATGCTTTCGACCGGAACCGCGGTTGGGCCTTTTATCTCAATGCTCGAAAGCATGCAGATACAGCAGCAAAACGGCTCAGAATCTGAAAAAGTCGCCTTGTTCAAAAACCTTGTACTGGTTCATGCCGTAAGAACAGAACAAGACCTGACTTATCGAGACCGTATCGCTCAACTCGTTCATCACTTCCAAGGGAAACTACAATATGTGCCAATTATTTCTAGAGAATCAGTCACCGGAACTTTGCGCGGACGAATCCCAAGCTTGTTACTTGGAGGCGACCTTGAGCAAACCGCGTCTGTCACTTTCAATCAAACCCGCAGTTTTTTCTACCTTTGTGGCAATCCGCAAATGGTTCGTGACACAAGCGAAGCGCTAACTAGCTTAGGTTTTGAAAAGCACTTACGCAGAAAACCCGGTCAATTCAGCAGTGAGAACTACTGGTAA
- a CDS encoding tRNA (adenine(22)-N(1))-methyltransferase: MKLSNRLQTLHSLVSNDYQHIWDCCCDHGFLGVQLLSDNKAPQIHFVDIVPSLMSELEGKLARYFPQDNRAEQTVSSQWQVYCMDVAAIPLEKHTGKHLVIIAGVGGDLTQKLVDDIHRQHPDKAIDFLLCPVHQQFELRSHLKALNFGLIDEMLIEENRRYYEVLLVSNSRSDSEKSQTVSEISNVGDKIWTSSCDEQVKVSQQYKAKTLQHYLRIHQGQEKQGKPSQVKHIIEAYQAI, from the coding sequence ATGAAGCTAAGTAACCGACTGCAAACTCTCCACTCCCTTGTCAGCAATGACTACCAGCATATTTGGGACTGTTGCTGTGATCATGGCTTTTTGGGTGTTCAACTGTTATCGGATAATAAAGCGCCGCAGATTCACTTTGTCGACATTGTCCCGTCTCTGATGAGTGAGCTTGAAGGCAAGCTAGCGCGCTACTTTCCGCAAGATAACAGAGCCGAACAAACGGTTAGCAGCCAATGGCAAGTCTACTGCATGGATGTCGCCGCTATTCCGCTTGAGAAACATACAGGCAAACACCTAGTTATTATTGCGGGTGTCGGTGGCGATCTTACTCAAAAGCTCGTCGATGATATTCATCGTCAACACCCAGACAAAGCGATCGATTTCTTGCTTTGTCCGGTGCATCAGCAATTCGAGTTGAGAAGCCATTTAAAAGCGCTCAATTTTGGTCTTATTGATGAAATGTTGATTGAAGAGAACCGTCGTTACTATGAGGTTTTATTGGTGAGTAATAGTCGCAGTGATTCAGAAAAGAGCCAAACCGTTAGCGAGATATCAAACGTCGGTGACAAGATCTGGACATCAAGCTGTGATGAACAAGTGAAGGTATCACAGCAATACAAAGCCAAAACATTGCAGCACTACTTGCGCATCCATCAAGGACAAGAGAAGCAAGGAAAACCGAGCCAAGTGAAACATATCATCGAGGCTTACCAAGCGATTTAG
- a CDS encoding 2-hydroxyacid dehydrogenase, which yields MLNIAFFSSKSYDEKSFELAKGELNAEFHFHDFRLTTTTAKMAHDNEVVCAFVNDDLSRDVLEILAQGGTKLIAMRCAGFDKVDLDAAKEFGLQVVRVPAYSPESVAEHTVGMMMCLNRKLHKAYQRTRDANFSLEGLVGFNFHGKTVGVIGSGKIGIATMRILKGLGMNILCYDPYPNPLAVELGAKYVELDELYQESDVISLHCPMSKENYHLLDATAFEKMKDGVMIVNTSRGELLDSTAAIEALKQSKIGALGLDVYDNEKELFFQDKSNDVIVDDVFRRLSACHNVLFTGHQAFLTKDALFNIANTTLTSVDAFFAGNTSGNELV from the coding sequence ATGCTCAACATTGCTTTTTTTAGCTCAAAATCATACGACGAAAAATCATTCGAACTGGCAAAAGGCGAACTCAACGCTGAGTTTCATTTTCACGATTTTCGACTCACCACAACAACAGCAAAAATGGCGCACGACAACGAAGTGGTTTGTGCGTTTGTAAACGATGACCTATCGCGAGACGTGTTAGAGATTCTTGCTCAAGGCGGCACCAAGTTAATCGCGATGCGCTGTGCGGGCTTTGATAAAGTAGACCTAGACGCAGCCAAAGAGTTTGGCCTGCAAGTGGTTCGCGTTCCGGCTTACTCACCAGAATCGGTAGCAGAACACACGGTTGGCATGATGATGTGTTTGAACCGTAAATTACACAAGGCATACCAACGTACTCGTGATGCGAACTTCTCTCTTGAAGGCTTAGTAGGCTTTAACTTCCACGGTAAAACCGTTGGTGTGATTGGTTCAGGTAAGATTGGCATAGCGACAATGCGAATTCTGAAAGGTTTAGGCATGAACATTCTATGCTACGACCCATATCCAAACCCGTTAGCTGTTGAGTTAGGCGCTAAATACGTAGAACTCGACGAGCTTTACCAAGAATCTGACGTGATTTCTTTGCATTGCCCAATGAGTAAAGAGAACTACCACCTGTTGGATGCAACGGCATTTGAGAAGATGAAAGATGGCGTGATGATCGTCAACACCAGCCGTGGTGAACTGCTTGATTCAACCGCTGCTATCGAAGCGCTTAAACAGAGTAAGATTGGTGCGCTTGGCCTTGATGTTTACGACAACGAGAAAGAGTTGTTCTTCCAAGACAAATCTAACGATGTGATTGTCGATGATGTATTCCGTCGCCTCTCTGCTTGTCACAATGTATTGTTCACAGGTCACCAAGCTTTCTTGACCAAAGATGCGCTGTTCAACATCGCCAATACAACGCTCACCAGTGTTGATGCCTTCTTTGCTGGCAACACCAGCGGCAACGAACTCGTTTAA